Proteins from a single region of Amyelois transitella isolate CPQ chromosome 31, ilAmyTran1.1, whole genome shotgun sequence:
- the LOC106130093 gene encoding non-structural maintenance of chromosomes element 4 homolog A: protein MSRKNGTTQGSRSSRVSLTTSHDRKLRYRALLEDLSTIEDEGSTNTECIEKTASAVKEAQELLAEGSIEERARHPGEGYLDSRVLKATSDLAVRCSEAVSGNANVYDRHELAQHMRENPSFWSFSLPRCAPAAAPLFGAFSPAAPAQRARVRRVANRQPLAALRAPENVDRLEKTEEGSEMVSRVNRFITKTYRNSGRALSYFHVVLDPGSFSRTVENVYHVSFLVKDGLVSIQQDEDHGLPFITPVDQTQRERHNLSDENQFIVSIDMQRWQDLIEAFRIETPMMVIKR, encoded by the exons atGTCTCGAAAGAACGGTACCACCCAAGGCTCAAGGTCTTCAAGAGTCAGTTTGACCACTAGCCACGACAGAAAACTGAGATATCGCGCACTCTTGGAGGACTTGTCCACAATCG AAGATGAAGGCAGCACAAACACTGAATGTATAGAGAAGACAGCTAGTGCTGTTAAAGAAGCGCAAGAATTGCTTGCCGAGGGCAGCATAGAGGAGCGAGCGAGGCATCCGG GTGAAGGTTACCTGGACTCCCGCGTGCTGAAAGCGACCAGCGACCTAGCGGTGCGGTGCTCTGAAGCTGTAAGCGGGAACGCTAATGTTTACGACAGACATGAACTGGCACAACATatg CGCGAGAACCCGTCGTTCTGGTCGTTCTCGCTGCCGCGCTGCGCGCCCGCCGCGGCGCCGCTGTTCGGCGCGTTCTCGCCCGCGGCGCCCGCGCAGCGCGCCCGCGTGCGCCGCGTCGCCAACAGGCAGCCTTTAGCCGCGTTGCGAGCGCCCGAGAACGTCGACAG ATTGGAGAAGACCGAAGAAGGCTCCGAGATGGTCAGCCGAGTGAACCGCTTCATCACGAAGACTTACCGGAACAGCGGACGGGCGCTGAGCTACTTCCACGTGGTGCTGGACCCCGGCAGCTTCTCCAGGACCGTGGAGAACGTGTACCATGTCTCCTTCCTCGTCAAAGACGGCCTGGTGTCTATACAACAAG ATGAAGACCACGGCCTGCCGTTCATAACGCCAGTGGACCAGACGCAGCGGGAGAGACACAACCTTTCTGATGAGAACCAGTTCATAGTCTCCATTGACATGCAGCGATGGCAG GACCTGATCGAAGCATTCCGAATTGAAACACCAATGATGGTGATAAAACGGTGA
- the LOC106130108 gene encoding coiled-coil domain-containing protein 186 — protein MSQGPEENPIHTDKDIVAISKENGSLCEITDNSGVVTNDACSVVGSASSDSEESPSKHSETLRQDIESISAKVVQNESVSTHSSLVSHSPDSDDLSDVLVNRSDTQTNENNHVSLDKDDNEPIEVIIQPCTKENKVTFPATDHDDKNNFDLNTDLNNFTNKALTTSTTSLDHQRVQDSISKSPLSRSAEDISKVELPQEKLNLSAKELNTEEILAQFVSQKPKAGATQKIIDSPQIIQNLDVRYAKIPKELLSQDLGSIVKNVHGIFSSVSGSLKSAYNSSQRVLPQQKAPVKLVKNLPNGKVMKDIFEDELTEDRPQIISVEKTNESEILNTKSDLNLESEGEDVKGDVLKLQVESLEKLLAEQRKENGLLRDRVKQQLDELQERDQTFKELEVKLDLMSKRVEQAEREKDAAVMRYASVECAAIEAKRAAEKAAAAERAAVSETELLSNKLKSAHVEKQRICQLYDDKCHELSNKEREVAKVREELRELEGRLKWTQSKLRVEMDAYKDSSERAEKLSQQLAELEAAKENAAVNAAELARTKQLETELKECRADLILCRHEREELEKRLTTANQQLESCRRERDGYSEALTRTTAEVEKLKMSNLQLEEEAAELAALRAQAALADTLSAQLQRESERALRAEEALVESQALAQTCARREALALEHAARLTAAHVAERARAQQTDGKAQALTADNASLREQVKGLEAEVSKLTAALSEEVERRNKENRVLARKVAELTEEVAEANKKLEWEKGENGVLKKKHASAVKELNRELQRALKRCEQLEAKLTPPDATSTRTGSVSSLSSGESAAVEERLQNGHDALPDIQVREPDKQALIERIVSLQRAAARRAERCEFLEEHSKQLTDELRAKSRLLRQLLLELPADTVTSQRRDINKKEMARLGGGAMAAVWGGSADGMTLDLSLEMNRRLQAVLEDALLKNITLKENMDTLGAEISRLKEQIKQDKK, from the exons ATGTCTCAAGGACCCGAGGAAAATCCAATCCATACAGATAAAGATATTGTAGCTATTTCCAAAGAAAATGGCTCATTATGCGAAATTACTGATAATTCAGGGGTGGTAACAAACGACGCCTGCTCTGTTGTGGGCTCTGCATCATCTGATTCTGAAGAGTCGCCGTCAAAGCATTCGGAAACTTTACGTCAAGACATCGAAAGTATATCAGCCAAAGTTGTTCAAAATGAAAGTGTCTCCACACACAGTAGTCTAGTTTCTCATTCACCCGATAGTGATGATCTCAGTGACGTCCTAGTTAATCGTAGTGACACTCAGACAAACGAAAATAATCATGTCTCTTTGGACAAAGATGATAATGAACCAATTGAAGTAATAATACAGCCTtgtacaaaagaaaacaaagtaACATTCCCAGCTACTGACCATGatgataaaaacaattttgactTAAACActgatttgaataatttcacTAACAAAGCTTTAACAACATCTACAACAAGTTTAGATCACCAAAGAGTTCAGGACTCAATATCCAAATCACCATTAAGTCGTAGTGCTGAGGATATTTCAAAAGTAGAACTACCCCAAGAGAAATTGAATTTAAGTGCAAAAGAGTTGAATACTGAAGAAATACTGGCACAATTTGTGAGCCAAAAACCTAAAGCTGGTGCTACACAGAAGATAATAGACAGTCCACagattatacaaaatttagaTGTGAGATATGCTAAAATACCAAAAGAGTTATTATCCCAAGATTTAGGCAGTATTGTAAAGAATGTACATGGCATTTTTTCATCTGTGAGTGGCAGTCTGAAAAGTGCTTATAATAGCAGCCAAAGAGTTTTGCCACAACAAAAAGCTCCTgtaaaattagttaaaaactTGCCAAATGGCAAAGTAATGAAAGATATATTCGAAGATGAATTAACAGAGGACAGGCCACAAATAATTAGTgttgaaaaaacaaatgagTCTGAAATTCTGAATACGAAGTctgatttgaatttggaatctGAGGGTGAGGATGTGAAAGGAGATGTTTTGAAGTTACAGGTAGAATCTTTAGAGAAGTTGTTGGCGGAACAGAGAAAGGAGAATGGTTTGTTGAGAGACAGAGTAAAACAGCAGCTAGATGAGTTACAAGAGAGAGATCAGACTTTTAAAGAGCTGGAAGTGAAGTTGGACTTG aTGAGCAAGCGAGTAGAACAAGCGGAGCGTGAAAAAGACGCTGCTGTGATGCGGTACGCGAGTGTAGAATGTGCCGCTATAGAAGCCAAGCGAGCCGCCGAGAAGGCCGCAGCGGCTGAGAGAGCGGCTGTCAGCGAGACGGAACTGCTCAGCAACAAGCTGAAGTCCGCTCACGTGGAGAAGCAGAGGATCTGTCAGCTTTATGATGACAAG TGTCACGAATTGTCCAATAAAGAAAGAGAGGTCGCGAAGGTGCGTGAGGAGTTGCGCGAGCTGGAGGGGAGGCTGAAGTGGACCCAGAGCAAGCTGCGGGTGGAGATGGACGCTTACAAG GATAGTTCAGAACGCGCCGAGAAGCTCTCCCAACAGTTGGCGGAACTTGAGGCCGCTAAAGAGAACGCCGCCGTCAACGCCGCGGAGTTGGCGCGGACAAAGCAGTTAG AAACGGAACTAAAGGAATGTCGTGCAGATCTCATACTGTGTCGCCATGAGAGAGAGGAGTTGGAGAAGAGATTGACAACCGCCAACCAGCAGCTGGAGAGCTGTCGGCGAGAGCGGGACGGATATAGCGAGGCTCTCACTCGCACTACTGCCGAG GTGGAAAAGCTGAAGATGAGCAACCTTCAGCTCGAGGAAGAGGCTGCCGAGCTGGCCGCCCTGAGGGCCCAGGCCGCATTGGCGGACACGCTCAGCGCTCAGCTGCAGAG GGAATCCGAGCGAGCGTTGAGAGCGGAAGAAGCGCTGGTGGAATCGCAAGCGCTCGCTCAAACCTGCGCTCGGCGGGAGGCGCTCGCGCTCGAGCACGCCGCGCGCCTCACCGCCGCGCACGTCGCCGAGCGCGCGCGTGCGCAGCAGACCGACGGCAAG GCCCAAGCCCTCACGGCAGACAACGCCTCCCTCCGGGAACAAGTGAAGGGTCTGGAGGCAGAAGTCAGCAAGCTCACCGCCGCCTTGTCCGAGGAAGTGGAGAGGCGGAACAAGGAGAACCGCGTGCTCGCCAGGAAG GTAGCAGAGTTGACGGAAGAAGTTGCCGAAGCCAATAAGAAGCTGGAGTGGGAGAAGGGAGAGAATGGAGTTCTCAAGAAGAAGCATGCCAGCGCTGTGAAG GAGCTAAACCGTGAACTACAACGGGCTTTGAAGCGCTGCGAGCAACTCGAAGCGAAGCTGACACCGCCTGACGCCACCTCCACCAGAACTG GGTCTGTGTCGTCACTTAGCAGTGGAGAGAGTGCGGCCGTGGAAGAGCGGTTGCAGAATGGTCACGACGCACTGCCAGATATACAG GTTCGCGAGCCTGACAAGCAAGCGTTGATCGAACGGATAGTGTCCCTGCAGCGAGCCGCCGCCAGGAGGGCCGAGCGCTGCGAGTTCCTGGAGGAGCACTCCAAGCAGCTGACAGACGAGCTGCGAGCCAAGTCCAGGCTGCTGAGACAGCTGCTGTTGGAGCTGCCGGCCGACACCGTCACTTCTCAGCGGCGGGACATCAACAAG AAAGAGATGGCGCGTCTAGGAGGCGGGGCCATGGCGGCCGTGTGGGGGGGCTCCGCGGACGGGATGACGCTGGACCTCTCTCTGGAGATGAACAGGAGGCTGCAGGCTGTGCTGGAGGACGCTCTTCTTAAAAACATCACACTTAAG GAAAACATGGACACATTAGGTGCGGAGATCTCAAGGCTAAAAGAGCAAATAAAACaggataagaaataa